One Myripristis murdjan chromosome 18, fMyrMur1.1, whole genome shotgun sequence DNA window includes the following coding sequences:
- the LOC115376650 gene encoding early growth response protein 4-like, whose translation MLLEREDSFMSEFEDACSAWVDSVGSSPGYGTDSDVDSPFSQAFSPGTDASDSDFFSDFSDCSSDSLSPSLGYSGGFFAEPAAAAPATPGLSSTTDAILNMITEIVGICTDMEQPDAGSLPASAPASAAQSTGTDVPSSPLFSSMSSINGYGAAANPEMGTSSLAAVQQLPPSSVLVKSEFSTSSCNSGCAQPSVTGNDALYPASGDSLLPLSALEQQVDVADFIESLLSSEAGQCELKPGCEVKQEPMGLEEWLKSLTAAPVTGGDSSSYVISRPAVKTELVQSGSELQTPPAPPAPSTLDALLLSSLLPGAFPMVNLSSVHAAGASKPSRGGRRAPAKGAVKVKPFPCSVQGCERRFSRSDELNRHVRIHTGQKPFQCTICSRSFSRSDHLTTHTRTHTGEKPFSCDVCGKRFARSDERKRHGRVHVKQQLRAQMMAAYSLAFSAPGV comes from the exons ATGCTTCTGGAGCGCGAGGACAGCTTCATGTCGGAGTTCGAGGACGCGTGCAGCGCCTGGGTGGACAGCGTGGGCTCGAGCCCCGGATACGGCACCGACTCGGACGTGGACTCCCCTTTCtcccaag CTTTCTCTCCGGGAACCGACGCCTCAGACTCAGATTTCTTCTCTGACTTCAGCGACTGTTCCTCggactccctctctccttctctcggCTACTCCGGCGGCTTCTTCGCGGAACCAGCAGCGGCGGCGCCGGCGACCCCGGGTCTGAGCAGCACCACGGACGCCATCCTCAACATGATCACGGAGATCGTGGGCATCTGCACCGACATGGAGCAGCCCGACGCCGGCTCTCTCCCAGCGTCCGCCCCCGCCTCTGCGGCGCAGTCCACGGGCACCGACGTCCCGTCCTCTCCGCTCTTCTCTTCCATGAGCTCCATCAACGGCTACGGCGCAGCTGCCAACCCCGAGATGGGCACCTCTTCCCTGGCTGCAGTTCAGCAGCTGCCCCCCTCTTCCGTGCTCGTCAAAAGTGAATTCTCGACCTCCAGCTGCAACAGCGGGTGTGCGCAGCCCTCCGTGACCGGGAATGATGCGCTGTACCCGGCTAGTGGCGACTCTCTCCTCCCGCTGTCGGCTCTGGAGCAGCAGGTGGATGTGGCAGATTTCATCGAGTCTTTGCTGAGCTCCGAGGCCGGACAATGTGAGCTGAAGCCCGGCTGTGAGGTCAAGCAGGAGCCGATGGGGCTGGAGGAATGGCTGAAGAGCCTGACGGCGGCGCCCGTCACCGGGGGGGATTCCAGCAGCTACGTCATCAGCAGACCTGCCGTCAAGACGGAGCTCGTGCAGAGCGGGAGCGAGCTCCAGACCCCCCCGGCCCCCCCGGCCCCCTCCACCCTTGACgcgcttctcctctcctctctgctgccagGCGCGTTCCCGATGGTCAACCTCAGCAGTGTGCACGCGGCAGGAGCCTCCAAACCCTCACGCGGGGGCAGGAGAGCTCCCGCCAAGGGCGCCGTCAAAGTGAAACCGTTCCCGTGCTCCGTGCAGGGGTGCGAGCGCCGCTTCTCGCGCTCTGACGAGCTGAACAGGCACGTGCGCATCCACACGGGCCAGAAGCCTTTCCAGTGCACGATCTGCTCGCGCAGCTTCAGCCGCAGCGACCACCTGAccacgcacacgcgcacgcacacggGGGAGAAACCCTTCTCCTGCGATGTGTGCGGCAAGCGCTTCGCTCGCAGCGACGAGAGGAAGAGGCACGGGCGCGTGCACGTGAAGCAGCAGCTGCGCGCGCAGATGATGGCGGCCTACTCCCTGGCTTTCTCCGCTCCCGGCGTCTAA